Proteins from a genomic interval of Nocardioidaceae bacterium:
- a CDS encoding cysteine desulfurase: protein MSAYLDHAATSPVRPEVADVVARHLGDVGNAASLHGSGRRARRIVEESRELIAHHVGARPGEVVFTSGGTEADNLALKGAWWATRHAAPAPRRVLVSAVEHHAVLDPASWLERCEGALVEPLPVDRDGVVDEAAFAEAVAGGGVAAASVMWANNEVGAVQPVARLASLARRHGVGLHSDAVQALAHLPVDFTASGLDAMTLSAHKVGGPHGVGALVVRREAHLSPLLHGGGQERDLRSGTVPVPLVAGFAAAVEAAVTTRELESARLATLRDDLVSGVRAQVPDVVLNAEGAPRLPGVAHLSFPGCEGDSLLMLLDAAGVECSTGSACSAGVPEASHVLLAMGRTEAEARSGLRFSLGHTSTAADVAALAGAIGAAVERGRAAGSLRQVG, encoded by the coding sequence ATGTCGGCCTATCTCGATCACGCCGCCACCTCGCCGGTACGCCCCGAGGTGGCCGATGTCGTCGCGCGTCACCTCGGCGACGTCGGCAACGCCGCCTCGCTGCACGGCTCCGGCAGGCGGGCGCGCCGGATCGTGGAGGAGTCCCGGGAGCTGATCGCGCACCACGTCGGTGCCCGACCCGGGGAGGTCGTCTTCACCTCCGGCGGCACCGAGGCCGACAACCTCGCCCTGAAGGGCGCCTGGTGGGCCACGCGTCACGCCGCCCCGGCGCCGCGCCGGGTGCTGGTCTCCGCGGTCGAGCACCACGCCGTGCTGGATCCTGCGTCCTGGCTCGAGCGCTGCGAGGGAGCTCTCGTCGAGCCGCTTCCGGTCGACCGCGACGGTGTCGTCGACGAGGCGGCGTTCGCCGAGGCGGTCGCGGGGGGCGGCGTCGCCGCGGCGAGCGTCATGTGGGCCAACAACGAGGTCGGCGCCGTGCAGCCCGTCGCCCGGTTGGCCTCCCTCGCGCGCCGGCACGGGGTCGGTCTGCACAGTGACGCCGTGCAGGCGCTGGCCCACCTGCCCGTCGACTTCACCGCCTCCGGGCTGGACGCCATGACGCTCAGCGCCCACAAGGTGGGTGGGCCGCACGGGGTGGGTGCGCTCGTCGTACGCCGCGAGGCCCACCTGTCCCCGCTGCTGCACGGCGGCGGCCAGGAGCGCGACCTGCGGTCGGGCACCGTGCCCGTGCCGCTCGTCGCCGGCTTCGCCGCGGCGGTCGAGGCTGCCGTGACCACGCGCGAGCTGGAGTCCGCACGACTCGCAACGCTCCGCGACGACCTCGTGTCCGGCGTACGCGCCCAGGTGCCCGACGTCGTCCTCAACGCCGAGGGTGCACCGCGGCTGCCGGGCGTCGCCCACCTGTCGTTCCCCGGCTGCGAGGGCGACAGCCTGCTGATGCTGCTGGACGCCGCCGGGGTCGAGTGCTCCACGGGTTCCGCCTGCTCGGCCGGTGTGCCCGAGGCGTCCCACGTGCTCCTGGCCATGGGGCGTACGGAGGCGGAGGCGCGGTCGGGGCTGCGGTTCTCCCTCGGTCACACGAGCACCGCCGCCGACGTGGCAGCCCTGGCCGGCGCCATCGGTGCAGCCGTCGAGCGCGGGCGCGCCGCCGGGTCGCTGCGGCAGGTCGGCTGA
- a CDS encoding endonuclease/exonuclease/phosphatase family protein: protein MRRAQLVALVLLAGVGVAAATTTLARLTGATAYVPTLLVSFTPYAVLAYAALALVATYALSRPSARLPGLALGAVALLGLALHVTWVLPSFVSTVATDQQARDGTAVRVLTANLRKGQADPEALRRLVREVDPDILVLQEVWEPVRSSLEDIVPTYLPRVAGSGYRVDTQIFSRYASPGAEELGLTLAGWRTELDVGGQVVETFGVHPFSPALDAEAWRADHAALAEAAAATEGPALVIGDLNATLDHPPLRTLGAAGFRDAAEASGSGWQPTFPAVSWLPPLITIDHVLVRGDWLVQGTATHRVAGTDHLALSVDLVLRDDSRAGGSRD from the coding sequence GTGAGGAGGGCACAGCTGGTCGCGCTCGTCCTGCTCGCCGGCGTCGGGGTCGCCGCCGCGACCACCACGCTCGCGCGTCTCACAGGAGCCACGGCGTACGTGCCGACCCTCCTGGTCAGCTTCACCCCGTACGCCGTGCTCGCGTACGCGGCCCTGGCGCTCGTCGCGACGTACGCGCTGTCGCGACCGTCCGCCCGGCTGCCAGGGCTCGCCCTGGGAGCGGTCGCGCTGCTCGGTCTCGCACTGCACGTGACCTGGGTGCTGCCGTCGTTCGTGTCCACCGTGGCCACCGACCAGCAGGCGCGTGACGGCACGGCCGTGCGGGTCCTGACCGCCAACCTCCGCAAGGGGCAGGCGGACCCGGAGGCCCTGCGCCGTCTGGTGCGCGAGGTGGACCCGGACATCCTCGTGCTGCAGGAGGTCTGGGAGCCGGTGCGGTCCTCCCTGGAGGACATCGTCCCGACGTACCTGCCGCGGGTGGCCGGCTCCGGATACCGCGTGGACACGCAGATCTTCTCCCGGTACGCCTCTCCGGGGGCCGAGGAGCTGGGTCTCACGCTCGCCGGGTGGCGCACGGAGCTCGACGTCGGCGGACAGGTCGTCGAGACGTTCGGCGTCCACCCCTTCAGCCCCGCCCTCGACGCGGAGGCCTGGCGTGCCGACCACGCGGCGCTCGCCGAGGCGGCCGCCGCGACCGAGGGTCCCGCCCTGGTCATCGGCGACCTCAACGCCACCCTGGACCACCCACCGCTGCGCACCCTGGGCGCCGCCGGCTTCCGCGACGCCGCGGAGGCATCGGGGTCGGGCTGGCAGCCGACCTTCCCGGCGGTCTCGTGGCTGCCCCCGCTCATCACCATCGACCACGTGCTGGTGCGGGGCGACTGGCTGGTGCAGGGCACCGCCACCCATCGCGTCGCGGGCACCGACCACCTCGCCCTGAGCGTGGACCTGGTGCTGAGGGATGACTCACGCGCGGGCGGATCGCGGGACTGA
- a CDS encoding methionine synthase codes for MTRATGVGSVPGPGTADPAEAFREAVRRTSEAYAPLAHLPEMPGRGVGAEMVGRTLGLIDELGADVQPAGWRLTEASGQSGRDQRRARSLLDHDLDILEEEAGGSGGYGSTGDDLKIQVAGPWTLAASVEKPRGDRVLGDHGARRELAEALAEAVTRHVADVQRRVPGARVVLQVDEPALPAVMAARIPTASGFGKHRRVDPPVASALLETVLGAARGAGAVPVVHCCAASPPTGLLAGAGAAGISVDLGVLTTAAYDPLAERFDAGDLVLLGVAPSTGPATGEPAGDSAVLNRVRRLLDMLGLDPAEVGEQLVLTPACGLAGAHPAYARHVMAQLPRVARQLDEA; via the coding sequence ATGACGCGCGCGACCGGGGTGGGCTCGGTGCCCGGGCCCGGCACGGCCGACCCGGCGGAGGCCTTCCGTGAGGCGGTGCGCCGCACCTCCGAGGCGTACGCGCCGCTCGCGCACCTGCCCGAGATGCCCGGACGTGGCGTCGGCGCGGAGATGGTCGGCCGCACGCTCGGGCTCATCGACGAGCTCGGCGCGGACGTGCAGCCGGCGGGCTGGCGCCTGACGGAGGCCAGCGGGCAGAGCGGCCGGGACCAGCGGCGTGCCCGGTCCCTGCTCGACCACGACCTCGACATCCTCGAGGAGGAGGCCGGGGGCTCCGGTGGCTACGGCTCGACCGGCGACGACCTGAAGATCCAGGTGGCCGGCCCGTGGACCCTCGCCGCGAGCGTCGAGAAGCCGCGTGGCGACCGGGTGCTCGGGGACCACGGCGCCCGGCGCGAGCTGGCCGAGGCCCTGGCGGAAGCGGTCACGAGGCACGTGGCGGACGTGCAGCGACGGGTCCCCGGGGCGCGCGTGGTGCTGCAGGTGGACGAGCCGGCGCTGCCCGCGGTCATGGCGGCGCGCATCCCGACCGCGTCGGGCTTCGGCAAGCACCGCCGCGTCGACCCGCCCGTCGCCTCGGCGCTCCTGGAGACCGTGCTCGGCGCGGCCCGGGGCGCCGGTGCCGTCCCGGTGGTGCACTGCTGTGCGGCCTCGCCGCCCACGGGACTGCTCGCCGGAGCCGGCGCCGCCGGGATCTCCGTCGACCTCGGGGTGCTGACGACGGCCGCGTACGACCCGCTCGCCGAGCGTTTCGACGCCGGCGATCTCGTGCTGCTCGGGGTCGCCCCCTCGACGGGACCCGCGACGGGCGAGCCCGCGGGGGACAGCGCCGTGCTCAACCGCGTACGCCGGCTGCTCGACATGCTCGGCCTCGACCCGGCCGAGGTCGGCGAGCAATTGGTGCTCACGCCCGCGTGCGGCCTGGCGGGTGCGCACCCGGCGTACGCGCGGCACGTCATGGCGCAGCTGCCGCGCGTGGCAAGGCAGCTCGACGAGGCCTGA
- a CDS encoding electron transfer flavoprotein subunit alpha/FixB family protein, whose amino-acid sequence MSEVLVLVDHIEGAVRKPTNELLTIARRLGSPSAVYVGPADKLDAAAETLKKFGAEKIYVVDDSATKGFLVAPKAEVLKQIAGDADPAAILLVSTAEGKEIAGRLAVKLESGLITDAVDVQEGPVTTQSVFAGNYTVQAKVTKGTPIITVKPNSAAPEESAGAGEQVTVDFAPSDAAKKTKIVASEPRKSSGRPELTEAAIVVSGGRGTGGDFSPVEGFADSLGAAVGASRAAVDSGWMPHAFQVGQTGKVVSPQLYVANGISGAIQHRAGMQTSKTIIAVNKDEEAPIFELVDFGVVGDLFDVLPAATEKINANKG is encoded by the coding sequence ATGAGTGAAGTTCTCGTCCTCGTCGACCACATCGAGGGTGCTGTCCGCAAGCCCACCAACGAGCTGCTGACCATCGCGCGTCGGCTCGGCTCCCCGTCCGCGGTCTACGTCGGTCCTGCCGACAAGCTCGATGCTGCCGCCGAGACCCTGAAGAAGTTCGGCGCCGAGAAGATCTACGTCGTCGACGACTCCGCCACCAAGGGGTTCCTCGTGGCCCCCAAGGCCGAGGTGCTCAAGCAGATCGCCGGCGACGCCGACCCGGCGGCGATCCTGCTCGTGTCCACCGCCGAGGGCAAAGAGATCGCCGGACGTCTCGCCGTGAAGCTGGAGTCCGGTCTCATCACCGACGCCGTCGACGTGCAGGAGGGACCGGTCACCACCCAGTCGGTCTTCGCCGGCAACTACACGGTGCAGGCCAAGGTCACCAAGGGCACGCCGATCATCACGGTGAAGCCGAACTCCGCCGCCCCGGAGGAGTCCGCCGGGGCCGGTGAGCAGGTGACCGTCGACTTCGCACCGTCCGACGCCGCGAAGAAGACGAAGATCGTCGCCTCCGAGCCGCGCAAGTCCTCCGGTCGCCCCGAGCTGACCGAGGCCGCGATCGTCGTCTCCGGCGGCCGTGGCACCGGCGGAGACTTCTCGCCCGTCGAAGGCTTCGCGGACTCCCTCGGGGCGGCCGTGGGCGCCTCGCGCGCCGCGGTCGACTCCGGCTGGATGCCCCACGCGTTCCAGGTCGGGCAGACCGGCAAGGTCGTCTCCCCGCAGCTGTACGTCGCGAACGGCATCTCCGGCGCGATCCAGCACCGGGCGGGCATGCAGACCTCGAAGACGATCATCGCCGTCAACAAGGACGAGGAGGCGCCGATCTTCGAGCTCGTCGACTTCGGCGTCGTCGGCGACCTCTTCGACGTGCTGCCCGCGGCCACCGAGAAGATCAACGCCAACAAGGGCTGA
- a CDS encoding enoyl-CoA hydratase/isomerase family protein codes for MGEFVSLEVTDGVGTIRLDRPKMNAISVAVQDELAAVAAEATARDDVRAVVLTGGDRVFAAGNDVVEMKDMSHADMVKRSAPLQQAVTAIAQIPKPVVAAVAGYALGGGCELALAADVRFGTPKTVMGQPEVLLGIIPGAGGTQRLARLVGPAKAKDIIFTGRFVDAEEALAIGLLDRVVQPEQLAEEARAWAAQFSDAAALALRAAKESVDRGLETDLGTGLEIERQQFAALFATDDRRAGMTSFVENGPGKATFSGR; via the coding sequence ATGGGTGAGTTCGTCAGCCTCGAGGTGACCGACGGGGTCGGCACGATCCGTCTCGACCGTCCCAAGATGAACGCGATCAGCGTCGCCGTGCAGGACGAGCTCGCCGCCGTCGCGGCCGAGGCGACCGCACGCGACGACGTACGCGCCGTCGTGCTCACCGGCGGCGACCGCGTCTTCGCCGCCGGCAACGACGTGGTCGAGATGAAGGACATGAGCCACGCCGACATGGTCAAGCGCTCGGCGCCCCTCCAGCAGGCGGTCACCGCGATCGCGCAGATCCCCAAGCCCGTCGTCGCCGCCGTGGCCGGGTACGCCCTCGGCGGCGGGTGCGAGCTCGCGCTGGCGGCGGACGTGCGCTTCGGGACGCCGAAGACCGTGATGGGGCAGCCCGAGGTGCTGCTCGGCATCATCCCCGGGGCCGGAGGCACCCAGCGGCTCGCACGCTTGGTCGGCCCGGCCAAGGCCAAGGACATCATCTTCACCGGACGCTTCGTCGACGCCGAGGAGGCACTCGCGATCGGTCTGCTCGACCGTGTCGTGCAGCCCGAGCAGCTGGCGGAGGAGGCCCGCGCGTGGGCCGCGCAGTTCTCCGACGCAGCGGCCCTGGCCCTGCGCGCGGCCAAGGAGAGCGTCGACCGCGGCCTGGAGACCGACCTCGGCACCGGCCTGGAGATCGAGCGCCAGCAGTTCGCCGCGCTGTTCGCCACCGACGACCGGCGCGCGGGCATGACATCCTTCGTCGAGAACGGTCCCGGCAAGGCGACGTTCAGCGGACGCTGA
- the mnmA gene encoding tRNA 2-thiouridine(34) synthase MnmA, translating to MRVVAAMSGGVDSAVAAARLVDAGHDVTGVHLALNRNPASYRSGARGCCTIEDSNDARRAADVLGIPFYVWDLSERFHTDVVEDFLDEYAAGRTPNPCLRCNEKIKFAALLDKALALGFDAVATGHYARVDTVDDGTGGTVPELHRSPDPRKDQSYVLGVLDAAQLRHAVFPLGTAADKPAVRAEAHARGLLVADKPDSHDVCFIGDGDTSGWLAARLAERDLPHGGDVVDHATGETLGTHEGSYGFTVGQRRGLRIGRPAPDGKPRYVLDIEPVSGTVTVGPREALAVDRIAASRPVWCGRPAGEALEGSVQLRAHGSEHRARVEIDGDAVTVTLHDPAEGVAPGQAVVFYDGTRVVGSATIESTTRVGAA from the coding sequence ATGCGCGTCGTCGCCGCGATGTCCGGCGGGGTCGACTCCGCCGTGGCTGCCGCCCGCCTGGTCGACGCGGGCCACGACGTCACCGGGGTGCACCTGGCGCTGAACCGCAACCCGGCCTCGTACCGGTCGGGGGCGCGCGGCTGCTGCACCATCGAGGACTCGAACGACGCGCGCCGCGCTGCGGACGTGCTGGGCATCCCGTTCTACGTCTGGGACCTCTCGGAGAGGTTCCACACCGACGTGGTCGAGGACTTCCTCGACGAGTACGCAGCCGGACGTACGCCCAACCCGTGCCTGCGCTGCAACGAGAAGATCAAGTTCGCAGCCCTGCTCGACAAGGCGCTCGCGCTCGGCTTCGACGCCGTGGCGACGGGTCATTACGCACGGGTCGACACCGTCGACGACGGGACCGGCGGCACGGTGCCCGAGCTGCACCGCTCCCCGGACCCCCGCAAGGACCAGTCGTACGTGCTCGGCGTGCTCGACGCCGCCCAACTGCGCCACGCGGTCTTCCCCCTCGGCACCGCAGCCGACAAGCCGGCTGTCCGTGCCGAGGCCCACGCACGCGGCCTGCTCGTCGCCGACAAGCCGGACTCCCACGACGTCTGCTTCATCGGGGACGGCGACACCTCGGGGTGGCTGGCGGCCCGCCTCGCGGAACGCGACCTGCCCCACGGCGGCGACGTCGTCGACCACGCCACCGGTGAGACGCTGGGCACCCACGAGGGCAGCTACGGCTTCACGGTCGGTCAACGGCGTGGACTGCGCATCGGTCGTCCGGCGCCCGACGGGAAGCCCCGCTACGTGCTCGACATCGAGCCGGTCTCGGGGACGGTGACCGTGGGACCGCGCGAGGCGCTGGCGGTGGACCGCATCGCGGCATCGCGGCCCGTCTGGTGCGGGCGCCCCGCGGGGGAGGCCCTCGAGGGCAGCGTGCAGCTGCGGGCTCACGGCTCCGAGCACCGCGCCCGCGTCGAGATCGACGGCGACGCCGTCACCGTGACGCTGCACGACCCGGCCGAGGGCGTCGCGCCCGGCCAGGCCGTCGTGTTCTACGACGGCACCCGGGTCGTCGGGTCCGCGACGATCGAGTCCACGACGCGGGTCGGTGCGGCATGA
- a CDS encoding pilus assembly protein CpaE: MSEVDLAVRLKRAGLRWTPANGDRFHVPDRDLDDEVFVISDLVVEVRDLPTGRLLAFNGTTEWALDSIEADEVVWLPREDQLRRLLSGAFVSLEAVPHGFVVTVRGPDGTPVRHVDLAAETALARAVLATLPQGR; the protein is encoded by the coding sequence ATGTCCGAGGTCGACCTGGCCGTCCGGCTCAAGCGAGCCGGGCTCCGCTGGACACCGGCGAACGGCGACCGGTTCCACGTCCCGGACCGTGACCTCGACGACGAGGTGTTCGTGATCAGCGACCTCGTGGTGGAGGTGCGGGACCTCCCGACCGGTCGGCTGCTGGCCTTCAACGGCACGACGGAGTGGGCGCTGGACTCGATCGAGGCGGACGAGGTCGTGTGGCTGCCTCGTGAGGACCAGCTGCGGCGACTGCTGAGCGGGGCGTTCGTGAGCCTCGAGGCGGTGCCGCACGGGTTCGTCGTGACCGTGCGCGGACCCGACGGTACGCCGGTGCGGCACGTCGACCTCGCGGCGGAGACCGCGTTGGCCCGGGCCGTGCTTGCGACGCTGCCCCAGGGACGCTGA
- a CDS encoding GntR family transcriptional regulator, which produces MTASTLRSTPAGPRRGRLGAVSSETPPYARLVAAVQAQVASGELSAGDRLPPVRTWAEREGLAAGTVARAVKELEARGVVETRGRAGTFVRGEGTEQAARAAAVAYARTQHRLGLEEAEAVRLLQQAWRALRG; this is translated from the coding sequence ATGACGGCCTCCACCCTACGCAGCACCCCGGCAGGTCCACGCCGTGGCAGGCTCGGGGCGGTGAGCAGCGAGACTCCCCCGTACGCCCGCCTCGTCGCCGCCGTGCAGGCGCAGGTCGCCTCCGGTGAGCTGAGCGCCGGCGACAGGTTGCCGCCGGTGCGCACCTGGGCCGAGCGTGAGGGGCTCGCAGCCGGCACCGTGGCCCGCGCCGTCAAGGAGCTCGAGGCCCGCGGGGTGGTCGAGACCCGCGGCCGGGCCGGCACGTTCGTCCGGGGCGAGGGGACCGAGCAGGCCGCTCGCGCGGCGGCGGTGGCGTACGCCCGGACGCAGCACCGCCTCGGCCTGGAGGAGGCCGAGGCGGTGCGGTTGCTGCAGCAGGCCTGGCGGGCGCTGCGCGGATGA
- the glgX gene encoding glycogen debranching protein GlgX, with amino-acid sequence MTHHRWTWTSREETAPVWPGRHQQLGATWSPVSTNFAVHAPNATRVWLCLFDGPAADGEEMRLELTETTLGIWHGAVPDLPVGQRYGFRVDGPWDPAHGMKHNPAKLLLDPYARAVCGGIAADAPDGALLPHDPADPDVRSEIDSAPYVPRGVVVHDEFDWGDDAPLRTRLRDTVVYELHVKGFTKLHDRVPEEHRGTYAGLATPWVLDYLGDLGVTAVELLPVQQFASEPGLVERGVRNYWGYNTLGYFAPHGPYAASGDGGEQVTEFKQMVKDFHAAGIEVILDVVYNHTAEGGSLGPSLSFRGLDDAGFYRRAAPAAEPDKQTKRRKGPQPRGAEADHYWDVTGCGNTVDTDDDSALRLILDSLRYWVTEMHVDGFRFDLASALARTGHEVDMRSAFLTTIRQDPVLRHVKLIAEPWDASMEGWQVGQFPPPWTEWNDRYRDTMRDFWRAATDGVREVASRLAGSSDMYADDGRSPYTSINFLTAHDGFTMRDLVSYNDKHNEANGEDNRDGTDNNRSWNHGVEGPTDDPAIDALRRRQAANMLVTLALSSGVPMLTAGDERGRTQGGNNNAYCQDNEISWVDWRPDDAWLDVYETVRTALRLRSDHPALRQRHHFSGEPTIEGGPKDLVWLHPAGREMGDADWFDDGLHAFGMFVSGDPLRAPGPRGEQLHDDSFLLVLNAQPEDIEFTAPEQPWFSGGEVVLSTDPRIAVGDTFTAGSPVGVEARSLVLVRAH; translated from the coding sequence GTGACCCACCATCGCTGGACCTGGACCTCGCGCGAGGAGACCGCGCCGGTGTGGCCGGGGCGCCACCAGCAGCTCGGAGCCACGTGGTCGCCCGTCTCGACCAACTTCGCGGTGCACGCGCCCAACGCGACGCGGGTCTGGCTGTGCCTCTTCGACGGCCCCGCGGCCGACGGCGAGGAGATGCGGCTCGAGCTCACCGAGACCACGCTGGGCATCTGGCACGGCGCCGTGCCGGACCTGCCGGTCGGCCAGCGCTACGGCTTCCGTGTCGACGGGCCGTGGGATCCCGCCCACGGCATGAAGCACAACCCCGCGAAGCTGCTGCTCGACCCGTACGCGCGAGCCGTGTGCGGCGGCATCGCCGCCGACGCCCCCGACGGGGCGCTCCTCCCCCACGACCCGGCCGACCCGGACGTTCGCAGCGAGATCGACTCCGCGCCGTACGTGCCGCGGGGTGTGGTGGTCCACGACGAGTTCGACTGGGGTGACGACGCGCCGCTGCGTACGCGGCTGCGGGACACGGTCGTCTACGAGCTGCACGTCAAGGGCTTCACGAAGCTCCACGACCGGGTGCCCGAGGAGCACCGCGGCACCTACGCCGGGCTGGCGACGCCCTGGGTGCTCGACTACTTGGGCGACCTCGGGGTGACCGCGGTGGAGCTGCTGCCGGTGCAGCAGTTCGCCTCCGAGCCCGGCCTGGTCGAGCGCGGGGTGCGCAACTACTGGGGCTACAACACGCTGGGCTACTTCGCCCCGCACGGCCCGTACGCCGCTTCCGGTGACGGCGGGGAGCAGGTCACCGAGTTCAAGCAGATGGTCAAGGACTTCCACGCCGCGGGCATCGAGGTGATCCTCGACGTGGTCTACAACCACACGGCCGAGGGCGGCTCGCTCGGCCCGTCCCTGAGCTTCCGCGGCCTCGACGACGCGGGCTTCTACCGCCGCGCCGCCCCCGCTGCCGAGCCCGACAAGCAGACGAAGCGGCGCAAGGGTCCCCAGCCGCGCGGGGCGGAGGCCGACCACTACTGGGACGTCACGGGCTGCGGCAACACCGTCGACACCGACGACGACTCCGCGCTGCGGCTGATCCTGGACTCGCTGCGCTACTGGGTCACCGAGATGCACGTCGACGGGTTCCGGTTCGACCTCGCCTCGGCGCTGGCGCGCACGGGTCACGAGGTCGACATGCGCTCGGCCTTCCTGACGACCATCCGCCAGGACCCGGTGCTGCGTCACGTGAAGCTGATCGCCGAGCCGTGGGACGCCTCGATGGAGGGGTGGCAGGTCGGCCAGTTCCCGCCGCCGTGGACGGAGTGGAACGACCGCTACCGCGACACGATGCGTGACTTCTGGCGGGCCGCGACCGACGGCGTCCGGGAGGTGGCCTCACGGCTGGCGGGGTCCAGCGACATGTACGCCGACGACGGCCGGAGCCCGTACACCTCGATCAACTTCCTCACCGCCCACGACGGCTTCACGATGCGCGACCTCGTGTCGTACAACGACAAGCACAACGAGGCCAACGGCGAGGACAACCGCGACGGCACCGACAACAACCGCTCGTGGAACCACGGCGTCGAGGGACCGACCGACGACCCGGCCATCGACGCCCTACGCCGTCGTCAGGCGGCGAACATGCTGGTCACCCTGGCCCTGAGCTCCGGTGTCCCGATGCTCACCGCGGGCGACGAGCGGGGGCGTACGCAGGGCGGCAACAACAACGCCTACTGCCAGGACAACGAGATCTCCTGGGTCGACTGGCGACCCGACGACGCCTGGCTCGACGTGTACGAGACCGTGCGCACGGCGCTTCGTCTGCGCAGCGACCACCCCGCCCTGCGCCAGCGGCACCACTTCTCCGGGGAGCCCACCATCGAGGGCGGACCCAAGGACCTCGTGTGGCTGCACCCGGCGGGACGCGAGATGGGCGACGCGGACTGGTTCGACGACGGGCTGCACGCCTTCGGCATGTTCGTCTCGGGTGACCCCCTGCGGGCCCCGGGCCCCCGAGGGGAGCAGCTGCACGACGACTCGTTCCTGCTGGTGCTGAACGCCCAGCCCGAGGACATCGAGTTCACCGCACCCGAGCAGCCCTGGTTCTCCGGCGGCGAGGTCGTGCTGTCGACGGATCCGAGGATCGCCGTGGGCGACACCTTCACCGCGGGCTCACCGGTCGGTGTCGAGGCGCGCTCCCTGGTGCTCGTCCGCGCCCACTGA
- a CDS encoding electron transfer flavoprotein subunit beta/FixA family protein, with amino-acid sequence MNIVVCVKYVPDATADRKFDSDGTVDREGVDGLLSELDEYGVEQALQLKEKLGDDSEVTALCIGPEQAVDAVRKALQMGCDKGIHVSDEAIAGSDYLGTSLVLAEAVKKIGDADVVMCGMASTDGGGSVVPAMLAERLDLPQITWAAVVEQQDGTFRAKRDGDTATEVIEGAAPLVVSVTDQSGEARYPSFKGIMAAKKKPIETWSLSDLGVDAEMVGLSAAWSAVEDTEARPPRTAGEIVTDEEGSGATKLTEFLASKKFI; translated from the coding sequence ATGAACATTGTCGTGTGTGTGAAGTACGTCCCGGACGCCACCGCGGACCGCAAGTTCGACTCCGACGGCACCGTCGACCGCGAGGGTGTCGACGGCCTGCTGTCCGAGCTCGACGAGTACGGCGTCGAGCAGGCGCTGCAGCTGAAGGAGAAGCTCGGCGACGACTCCGAGGTGACCGCGCTCTGCATCGGTCCCGAGCAGGCCGTGGACGCCGTCCGCAAGGCCCTGCAGATGGGGTGCGACAAGGGCATCCACGTCTCCGACGAGGCCATCGCCGGCTCCGACTACCTCGGCACCAGCCTGGTGCTCGCCGAGGCCGTCAAGAAGATCGGCGACGCCGACGTCGTCATGTGCGGCATGGCCTCCACCGACGGTGGCGGCTCGGTTGTGCCCGCGATGCTCGCCGAGCGGCTCGACCTGCCGCAGATCACCTGGGCGGCCGTCGTCGAGCAGCAGGACGGCACGTTCCGCGCCAAGCGCGACGGTGACACCGCCACCGAGGTCATCGAGGGTGCCGCACCGCTCGTCGTGTCCGTGACCGACCAGTCCGGCGAGGCGCGCTACCCGTCCTTCAAGGGCATCATGGCGGCGAAGAAGAAGCCGATCGAGACCTGGAGCCTCTCCGACCTCGGCGTCGACGCCGAGATGGTCGGCCTGTCCGCCGCCTGGTCCGCCGTCGAGGACACCGAGGCCCGGCCGCCGCGTACCGCCGGCGAGATCGTGACCGACGAGGAGGGCTCGGGGGCCACCAAGCTCACCGAGTTCCTCGCCTCGAAGAAGTTCATCTGA